Proteins encoded by one window of Maliibacterium massiliense:
- a CDS encoding shikimate kinase, whose protein sequence is MEAKHRRHLYIVGNTGAGKSTVGGMAARLLGMPFIDVDEVIVSQQGARIPQIFQARGELAFRRCEQQALRSVAQTRPAVVATGGGILTFAGNEEIMRASGVILYLDRPLEDIVRDIDMTSRPMLKGGELRMRALYEARRPQYARASFAAVKNDADMAQAAARMAALYRAYTKNIKGEEEICASW, encoded by the coding sequence ATGGAAGCAAAGCATAGGCGGCATTTATATATTGTAGGCAATACCGGCGCGGGCAAGAGCACTGTGGGCGGCATGGCCGCGCGCCTGCTGGGCATGCCCTTTATCGATGTGGACGAGGTGATCGTATCGCAGCAGGGCGCGCGCATCCCGCAGATCTTTCAGGCACGCGGCGAGCTGGCGTTTCGCCGCTGCGAGCAGCAGGCACTGCGCAGCGTGGCGCAGACGCGTCCGGCGGTGGTAGCCACGGGCGGGGGCATCCTCACCTTTGCGGGCAATGAAGAGATCATGCGCGCAAGCGGCGTGATCCTCTATCTGGACCGCCCGCTGGAGGACATCGTGCGCGATATCGACATGACAAGCCGGCCGATGCTCAAGGGGGGCGAGTTGCGCATGCGGGCGCTCTACGAGGCGCGGAGGCCCCAGTACGCCCGCGCAAGCTTCGCTGCGGTAAAAAACGATGCGGATATGGCGCAGGCCGCGGCGCGCATGGCCGCGCTGTATCGCGCCTACACAAAAAACATCAAGGGGGAAGAGGAAATATGCGCATCCTGGTGA
- a CDS encoding prephenate dehydratase domain-containing protein, whose protein sequence is MEDLYTLRTRLDALDRELIALFEQRMALCVRIGAYKAENDLPVFQPEREAQVLESRLALLEDASWRPYAQDFVRTLMEISKQAQRALLEKKQDLRVAYQGIEGGYGEEAASVNFPDQAAQRVAYPTFADVVEALLDNRADYGVLPLENSATGPIAAVMDLLLANAGLYIVGEYNLPVSHCLLGVPGAALSDITTVYSHEQGFAQCRAFLSEHPAWQCVPVRNTALAAQMVSQQGNAACAAIASARAAAIYRLDILQRDIQSQSGNSTRFCILAHTPRAAGEKTALAFTGEQAAAGVSDAIRTLAAYGVPLLALHARPGGGRFGYRYFMEIAGGAQKTRTQQALAQIQAAHGEVRLMGSYCASKGRGFMDGSKA, encoded by the coding sequence ATGGAAGACCTATATACCCTGCGCACCCGACTGGACGCGCTGGATCGGGAGCTGATCGCCCTGTTTGAACAGCGCATGGCGCTGTGCGTACGCATCGGCGCCTACAAGGCGGAAAACGATCTGCCCGTGTTTCAGCCCGAGCGTGAGGCGCAGGTGCTGGAAAGCCGGCTGGCGCTGCTTGAGGACGCAAGCTGGCGCCCCTATGCGCAGGATTTTGTGCGCACGCTGATGGAAATCAGCAAGCAGGCCCAGCGCGCGCTGCTGGAGAAAAAGCAGGACTTGCGCGTCGCCTACCAGGGCATCGAGGGGGGCTACGGGGAGGAGGCCGCCAGCGTCAATTTCCCTGATCAGGCGGCGCAGCGCGTAGCGTATCCGACGTTTGCGGATGTGGTGGAGGCCCTCTTGGACAACCGCGCGGATTATGGCGTGCTGCCGCTAGAAAACAGCGCAACCGGTCCCATCGCCGCGGTGATGGACCTGCTGCTTGCAAACGCGGGCCTTTACATCGTGGGGGAATACAATCTGCCGGTATCCCACTGCCTGCTGGGCGTGCCGGGCGCGGCGCTTTCGGATATCACCACGGTGTACTCGCACGAGCAGGGTTTTGCCCAGTGCCGCGCCTTTTTATCCGAACACCCTGCATGGCAGTGCGTGCCGGTGCGCAACACTGCGCTGGCCGCGCAGATGGTGTCCCAGCAGGGCAACGCGGCTTGCGCGGCGATCGCCTCGGCGCGCGCGGCGGCCATCTATCGACTGGATATCCTGCAAAGGGATATCCAGAGCCAGTCGGGCAACAGCACGCGCTTTTGCATCCTTGCGCACACTCCGCGCGCCGCGGGAGAGAAGACCGCGCTTGCTTTTACCGGGGAGCAGGCGGCCGCGGGCGTATCGGACGCCATCCGCACCCTGGCCGCGTACGGGGTGCCGCTGCTGGCGCTGCACGCGCGCCCGGGCGGGGGGCGGTTCGGCTACCGCTATTTTATGGAGATCGCGGGCGGCGCGCAGAAGACGCGCACACAGCAGGCGCTTGCGCAGATTCAGGCCGCGCACGGCGAGGTGCGGCTGATGGGCAGCTATTGCGCCAGCAAAGGGCGGGGGTTTATGGATGGAAGCAAAGCATAG
- the aroC gene encoding chorismate synthase: MSNVWGNNLKISIFGESHGAGIGVVVGGLPAGLALDFEQINRHMARRAPGRDAWSTPRREADQVRVLSGVLDGHTTGAPLCGIIENTNTRAQDYQKLDVVPRPGHADYAAHIKYQGHNDVRGGGHFSGRLTAPLLFAGSVARQLLAKEGVCIGAHIARIAGVTDSAFDPVDTPQETLEALTHMPFAVLEREQAAPMQACIEEARRARDSVGGAIEVMALGVPAGLGDPFFDSFESVFAHLAYSVPAVKAVAFGAGEGFGRMHGSQANDPFIVREGRVATRTNHTGGVNGGITNGMPVVARVTFRPTSSIARAQDSVNLATGKMEKLEIHGRHDPCIVPRAVPVLEACMALTIADLMLGGK; the protein is encoded by the coding sequence GTGAGTAACGTATGGGGAAACAACCTGAAAATCAGCATCTTTGGCGAATCACACGGCGCGGGCATCGGCGTGGTGGTCGGCGGGCTGCCCGCGGGCCTTGCGCTGGATTTTGAGCAGATCAACCGCCACATGGCGCGCCGCGCGCCCGGCAGGGACGCCTGGTCCACCCCCCGCAGGGAGGCGGATCAGGTGCGCGTGCTCTCTGGCGTGTTGGACGGGCATACCACCGGCGCGCCGCTTTGTGGTATCATTGAAAACACCAATACCCGCGCGCAGGACTATCAAAAGCTGGACGTGGTGCCCCGCCCGGGCCACGCGGACTACGCCGCGCACATCAAATACCAGGGGCACAACGACGTGCGCGGTGGCGGGCACTTCTCCGGCAGATTGACCGCGCCGCTGCTTTTTGCAGGCAGCGTGGCGCGCCAGCTGCTCGCGAAGGAAGGCGTGTGTATCGGGGCGCACATCGCGCGCATCGCCGGGGTGACCGACAGCGCGTTTGATCCGGTGGACACGCCACAAGAGACGCTGGAGGCGCTCACCCACATGCCTTTTGCCGTGCTGGAGCGGGAACAGGCCGCGCCCATGCAGGCCTGTATCGAGGAGGCACGCCGCGCACGCGATTCCGTGGGCGGCGCAATCGAGGTGATGGCGCTGGGCGTGCCCGCGGGGTTGGGCGATCCGTTTTTTGATTCGTTTGAGAGCGTGTTTGCGCATCTGGCCTACAGTGTGCCTGCCGTCAAGGCGGTGGCGTTCGGCGCGGGGGAGGGCTTTGGCCGGATGCACGGCAGCCAGGCGAACGATCCGTTTATCGTCCGCGAGGGGCGCGTCGCCACGCGCACCAACCACACGGGCGGCGTAAACGGCGGCATTACCAACGGCATGCCGGTGGTGGCGCGCGTCACCTTCCGTCCCACCAGCTCGATTGCGCGCGCGCAGGACAGCGTCAATCTCGCAACGGGAAAGATGGAGAAACTGGAGATCCACGGCCGGCACGATCCCTGCATCGTGCCGCGCGCGGTGCCGGTGCTGGAGGCCTGCATGGCGCTTACCATCGCCGATTTGATGCTTGGGGGGAAATAA
- the aroA gene encoding 3-phosphoshikimate 1-carboxyvinyltransferase has product MNTATMMHGKWRGRVHAVPSKSDAHRAVIAAALAGGASCIDPLGESDDIRATCQAVQALGIAQVAGGRVTGGGNVRKGACVNARQSGSTLRFLLPLTLTLGEGATFHGEGRLLARPLAPYRAICRAQGITWHQDGVELRVQGRLKAGAFHVRGDVSSQFVSGLLFALPLLDGDSRIVFDTPMQSMPYIVMTMRTLARFGVQTALDEGGIRVPGSQRYSPCDYRVEGDWSYATFPLVAGALGGDVAVEGLAPDSLQGDRAVLDVLARMGAQVAWEEGAVRCQGALLRPTDIDLADIPDLGPALAIAACGAVGDTRFTHAARLRMKECDRLSAIARTMQALGGSITLEEDDFTIHGMGALRGGYAETFHDHRMAMSLAVASCICAGPVMIDDCDCVQKSAPAFWEHFAALGGKLL; this is encoded by the coding sequence GTGAACACAGCCACGATGATGCATGGAAAATGGCGGGGACGCGTGCACGCGGTGCCCTCCAAAAGCGACGCGCACCGCGCGGTGATCGCCGCGGCGCTTGCAGGCGGGGCAAGCTGCATCGACCCGCTGGGGGAGAGCGACGACATCCGCGCGACCTGCCAGGCGGTGCAGGCGCTGGGTATTGCCCAGGTGGCGGGCGGGCGCGTGACGGGCGGCGGCAATGTACGCAAAGGCGCCTGCGTCAACGCGCGCCAGTCGGGCAGCACCCTGCGCTTTCTTTTGCCGCTCACCCTCACGCTGGGGGAAGGGGCAACCTTCCACGGCGAGGGCAGGCTGCTTGCGCGGCCGCTGGCGCCCTACAGGGCGATCTGCCGGGCGCAGGGCATCACATGGCACCAGGATGGCGTCGAGCTGCGCGTGCAGGGGCGGCTCAAGGCGGGCGCCTTCCACGTGCGGGGCGACGTCTCCAGCCAGTTTGTAAGCGGGCTGCTCTTCGCGCTTCCGCTGCTCGACGGGGATTCGCGCATCGTCTTTGACACGCCCATGCAGTCCATGCCCTACATTGTAATGACAATGCGCACGCTGGCGCGCTTCGGCGTGCAGACGGCGCTGGACGAGGGGGGAATCCGTGTGCCGGGCAGCCAGCGCTACAGCCCGTGCGATTACCGCGTGGAGGGGGATTGGTCGTACGCGACGTTTCCGCTGGTGGCGGGCGCGCTGGGTGGCGACGTAGCGGTGGAGGGCCTCGCGCCGGACAGCCTGCAGGGCGACAGGGCGGTGCTGGACGTGCTGGCGCGCATGGGCGCGCAGGTTGCCTGGGAGGAAGGCGCAGTGCGCTGCCAAGGCGCGCTTTTGCGGCCCACGGACATCGACCTTGCCGATATCCCGGACCTTGGGCCGGCGCTTGCCATCGCCGCCTGCGGCGCGGTGGGCGATACGCGCTTTACCCACGCCGCGCGCCTGCGCATGAAGGAGTGCGACCGTTTAAGCGCCATCGCGCGCACCATGCAGGCGCTGGGCGGGTCCATCACGCTGGAGGAGGACGACTTCACCATCCACGGCATGGGTGCCCTGCGCGGCGGCTATGCCGAGACGTTTCACGATCACCGCATGGCCATGAGCCTGGCCGTCGCCTCGTGCATCTGCGCAGGGCCGGTGATGATCGACGATTGCGATTGTGTGCAAAAGAGCGCGCCGGCATTTTGGGAGCACTTTGCGGCGCTGGGAGGGAAACTGCTGTGA
- the aroB gene encoding 3-dehydroquinate synthase has product MSMQTLQVNASNGSYAICAGPHLLARAELFLEALSGMAVIVTDTNVDARYGEALARTLRQAGAQVHKLVVPAGEQSKDERTLFDLYDRLLSCGVTRKDTIIALGGGVVGDLAGYAAATLLRGMPFIQAPTTLLAQVDSSVGGKVAVNLPRGKNLVGAFHQPRRVIIDTACLRTLPKEQLACGMGEVIKHAAIADVEMWRQLAQMPRDAFFDQAPDLVLRNCAIKRRFVEEDPFDTGARMMLNFGHTLGHALEADAGYGVLTHGAAVALGMVAACKWGEHMGVTQAGCMQKMQRMLAKYDLPCGLPEDAEALLAKHLAYDKKTMGSDVTLVLLRALGEGTLYKTPRAALCKMLEEI; this is encoded by the coding sequence ATGAGCATGCAGACATTGCAGGTAAACGCTTCCAACGGCAGCTACGCCATCTGCGCGGGGCCCCATCTGCTGGCGCGCGCGGAGCTGTTTTTAGAGGCGCTCTCGGGCATGGCGGTGATCGTGACTGATACAAACGTGGACGCGCGCTACGGCGAAGCGCTGGCGCGCACGCTGCGCCAGGCGGGCGCGCAGGTGCACAAGCTGGTGGTGCCCGCCGGCGAACAGAGCAAGGATGAGCGCACGCTCTTTGATCTCTACGACCGGCTGCTTTCCTGCGGCGTCACCCGCAAGGATACGATCATCGCGCTGGGCGGCGGCGTGGTGGGGGATCTGGCCGGATACGCGGCGGCCACGCTGCTGCGGGGCATGCCCTTTATCCAGGCACCCACCACGCTGCTTGCGCAGGTGGATTCCTCGGTGGGCGGCAAGGTGGCGGTCAACCTGCCGCGCGGCAAAAACCTGGTGGGCGCGTTCCACCAGCCCAGGCGGGTGATCATCGACACCGCGTGCCTGCGCACGCTGCCCAAAGAGCAGCTGGCCTGCGGCATGGGCGAGGTGATCAAGCACGCGGCCATCGCGGACGTAGAAATGTGGCGGCAGCTTGCGCAGATGCCGCGCGATGCGTTTTTTGACCAGGCCCCCGATCTTGTGCTGCGCAACTGCGCCATCAAGCGCCGCTTTGTGGAGGAAGACCCCTTTGACACGGGCGCGCGCATGATGCTCAACTTCGGCCACACGCTGGGGCACGCGCTGGAGGCGGACGCGGGTTACGGCGTGCTGACGCACGGCGCGGCCGTGGCGCTGGGCATGGTGGCCGCGTGCAAGTGGGGGGAACATATGGGCGTCACGCAGGCGGGCTGCATGCAGAAGATGCAGCGGATGCTCGCTAAATACGATCTGCCCTGCGGTTTGCCCGAGGACGCCGAGGCGCTGCTTGCCAAACACCTGGCTTACGACAAAAAAACCATGGGCAGCGACGTGACGCTGGTGTTGCTGCGCGCGCTGGGCGAGGGGACGCTCTACAAAACGCCGCGCGCGGCGCTCTGCAAAATGCTGGAGGAAATCTAA